A window of Oncorhynchus masou masou isolate Uvic2021 chromosome 19, UVic_Omas_1.1, whole genome shotgun sequence genomic DNA:
CTGATTCCAAATGTCATTGTGCATTTTCGAAATACGGTTCCTAATGTTTGAGTGAAGGTACATGTCATTGctaaggttgttgttgttgttgtcaatcAGGGCTGCCCTCAGTATTGGCCTGAAGAGGGGACGCTTCGCTACGGTCCTGTCCAAGTTGAATGCATATCCTGCTCCATGGATTGTGACGTCATCAGCCGTCTCTTCAGAATATGTAACCTCACTAGAGTAAGTAGCTAGTATCCCATAATGTATTACCCTTACCTTAACTTGTGTCTGAAGGCCAATTGTGATAGAACCCACAACAATCGATTGTTTACTTTTGCCACAGCCAGGAGCTAGCATAATTAGCATCGTCTGAATTCATGAATGTTGACAGACGGACCGATGTTAGCAAAGCTGCATTGGATGCAGAGACTTCCTCAAAAGCACTTCAAACTAAGTTTGGTAGTGTCGATACTCATGAAGAACCTGTCCATGTTTTCTTCCCCGCGAGAATGTGGTTACTTTTGCTGTAATATCTGAATATTCCAATTCTCTGATAGTTCCATCAAGCCAACGGTGAGTTTGTTCACGTCTGCTAAATCAATCCACATCTGAGTGCCCAATGGAATAcaatacaactttattgtccatGTTACAGCAAACAACAGAGTTTTGAGTGATAAAATTTCAGTGATTATTTCAGTATAATGCGCGTAAACAAAAATCCTGCAAACTCATCCAACCACCAAACTTAGTTGAAAGTGCTTTTGAGAGAGTTTCTGCTTGCAATGCAGCTTTGCTAACATCTAACTGTCTCTTTACATGCTTGAATTTTGACTATGCTAATTATGATAGTGCCTGGCTGTGGATTTTGTCACTATGGGCCTTCAGACACAACTCAAGGTAAGGATACCAGTCAAGGTTATAGTACTTGGATGGTTCGATGAGAATAATGCTATGAAGTTGAGAGTAAGAGCCAAAATGGCTGCCGTTGCTGATGTGTGCTTCTGTGTTCCCCACAGCCTCAGGAGGGCTATCTGATGGTGAGGCAGTTCCAGTACCTGGGCTGGGCAGCCCACAGAGAAGTCCCAGCGTCAAAGCGTTCCTTCCTGAAGCTCATACTGCAGGTGGACAAGTGGCAGGAGGAgtgtgaagagggagagggacgcACAATCATCCACTGCCTGTGAGTGTACAcacaccctccaccaccaccaccaccaccactcccacACACTAACACCTACATGCATGCTTTCAAATACAAATCTGATCATCCCTATTCCACCTGCACCCACCTATTATATTTCACAAGTTTGGCAGTTCAGCAGAAAAGCCACCCAGCCAACCTCACACCTCCACCCTTGTGTTCCTGTGCTGTAGAAACGGAGGCGGGCGCAGTGGGATGTTCTGTGCTATCAGCATTGTGTGTGAGATGATTAAGAGGCAGAATGTGGTGGACGTGTTCCACGCAGTCAAGAGCCTGAGGAACAGCAAGCCCAACATGGTGGACAGCCCGGTAAGACAGGCCAACTAACTGACTCCAGATCAGTCAAACTGAGTTTCAGACCGATGTATCTCTGACTCGTTATGGTGCTAATATATCAGCATAGGCCTACGCCACCTCTCATTTCTGGTGATATTCACTTATGATATTTCCTGGAGAAATCGTGAGAGAAGTCTGTCAATAATATGGAGGTATTAGAGAACAGATAGCAACACCTCACATTAGATTTGTTTTGCAGATTgtgtttaaatacattttagccAAGCAGTATTGTCAAAACTATCCAACAATGATAATGTTATGGATCACCGGGAAGTGAACAGAAGAGTCTGTTGAGTATATAAAATAAACTGTTGTGGGCTAACATGAAAGACTCCTCACCTCATCCTTTACGCAGCCTATGCAGCCCTGTGTTAAAGTTACCTCTTAATTTCACTGCCAGAGAATAGATAACATATTTTTATGTTAAGAATTGAAAATGCCTTTCAGTTGTGATTCAACTTGTTATCAGCATGTTATTACTGTATCGTTCATCATATTCTGTTGTACCATGTTAAGCACCACAGCGGTTAATACAATGTGTTTTCTTCTGAACAGGATCAGTACCGCTTCTGCTACGACCTTGCTCTGGAGTTCATCGAGACCTCTTAACCAAGAAGACGGGACGGAACAGAACTCTGGATCTTGGCAACCATTCCACCGCTACAGATAGTGTGGAGGCGGACATCATTAACTAAGCCCATACAGACTGCTATAGATGGTTTGGGATTTTTTTGAGAAATCTTTAATGTTTCTAGTTGTACTGGGAGTATGATGTGAGTGGTTTGTAAATGTCTCCATTGTACAGTACTTCGCCGTATTCAGTGCCACAGAAACAAATGTCGGCCACTAGGCCCCATTTGCTTCAATGTCTTTTGCAGATGTAGTTATTATTTTGTGCAGCCATTGTCGAAAGGGGTAACACTAATGCCAAGGTGTtgcatgcaacaacaaaaaaaagcaaATTTCTTTTTCTTCTATATTATCAGCATTATTGTCAACGAACAATATATTTCTATAGAAGTCCATCACAAATGTGAAAGAAAAAATATTGCGCTCTATACATGAATAGAAGTGCTAACGTGACATTGGCTTGGTAATGTTTGTATTGTGCTCTGATGGCTGACTCATTTTGGTTTTTATTTTGTAGCAAATCTTAATCATAAGCCAAAGACTTATGTAAATATGTCTATATGGATAAAAGCATATTGTTTGTATTTATTGTTTACTTGTATTATTTTTTGAAAGCTAAAAACAATCATCTTCATTCCATTTTTACCTAGCTATGACTTTAAACCGTAAACATTTATTGTTGTTTTTAAGTATTAGAATCAATTTCAGTAGTATATCTTGTTTTCAATTTTTTCTTATCCTCTATGTGATGTCAGTGGTTTATTTGTGTAAAATAATGCTTGTGAATTCTACCCATGCAGATAGAATATCAGAAGGTCATGTGGTGACTATAAAATAGTTATATTTTTTTCGGATGATCTCTCAACCTGGTATTTTGGAAAAACTAAAGGAACATGGCGGAGAAAAACCAGGAATTCTAATCAGTATTAGATACAGCTTATTAGGATGTAAGCCAACGCAGCAGAGGCAGGTGTGCGGCCAACCATACTGATGTGGGACATGAGTGGACCTCCTGGAGAAAAGGAAGCAAGTCATTATCATGTGCAGTTTAGTCATGTTTCATACATTATTTTGTCTGTAACTGTTGGCTTTATTGgctgtaataaaaaaataaaaacatctttGAATAAAATGTCATTGTGTAAGACATCGTTAGTATCATTGCAGGCGAGATGATGTTTAGTTTGGTCATATGTGTGATATGCTAGCTGTTCACAAACGATTCACTTTATTGTTTTAATCTGATCACTACATATTAGATACAGATATATTTGTCTGAAGACACTGTGCTGCCTTTTGTGTTTTCATTTCCACTCTAATCCAGTGCTTTGCAGAACTGCAAGTCACTAAACACTTACACGTGTCATTTTCTGGTGTGATGTGAATCATATGTATTGTGACTGATATATCATTGTTCTGTGGCGTTGTTCTCATAACTACTTAGTGAGTTGTGGTTAGTTGTTTCTGGTTTCCGGCTGCAGTGTGTGTGCTCCTGTAACACCTGCTGCAGCCCTCGTGACTCATAGatgactgctgtctctctctgtgtcactgagTTGTTGACTGTAGGGTATAGAGAGACTTCATATTAAAATATAAGCACTGGCACTTGGGTTATACCAAAACCTCGGGTCAACCTTTTGCTGATCCATGGAGAAGATGGCATCTCCTCTCTAGGTTTCCTTTAGTGTTACATAGTCTGGGTCACCCAGGGTCCAAATGGAAAGGATGGCTATGACATTGGAAAAGTTCACCCGCTCTCTTGATGCCAAGTCTCTCCCTAGAGTACTGCAGATACAATCTGGATATTATTTCCAAGGTAAGACTGAAGAAGCCCTTATTTAAGTCCTTTTTCAATGGACTGGAATATAATATAATTTGAGTTTAAAGTAACGGGTCAAGGCGATGCAGTATTTTACTATGCAATTATATAAACATTAGGTATTTCACGTTACAAAATTTTAACTGGAGCTTTGAAAAAAATATTGTTTGGTCAAATGTATACATTTTCATGAATAATATATAAATTCTTAATAAATTAATTATTCATGCTTATTCATGCGTAGCAATTATAGAGTTTACCACCCTTATATTCTTACTTACTTGGATCTGTTACTTACAAGGAGAATAGACCATCGACGACTGTACTTAGGTCCATTCATTGCCAAAAGAATAGATGCATTGAAATGTCTTTCTACCAGGTTCTGTGTATGAGCTGTTTGGAAGAGAGTGGAGTTTCTCCTATGGAGAGCTCCTGAAGATCATTGGGATCAGTGTCACCAGACTCATTGTGGAACTGCAGTCTGAGGGTTCCAAATCTatgacagtagatctatctctCGACTATCCAGGTGAGTCCAGAAACATCTAAACTGTACCTTGAACATGAAATCAAAATGTTTTGTTGTCAAATTGTACCTTTATAAAAACTTATGTGGATTTATATATTCAgatttaaatgttttaataattGTATTAATTATTGTCCTTcagcatttatttttttattttatttaacctttatttaaccatgaagGGCTCATAGAGAtttgaaatctctttttcaagagtgtcctggccaagataagccGCGCCAAGTCATTACACAattagacagacaacatgaaaaactacaagtaatctagtaaaaactatagaattcacaagagtataacaaaatcataaaacagcaaattaaaaacatcgacaggtcagggaatcagtctcaaaaTTCTCCATCAGTCATTTAAAAAcacaatcgggacaagttcttccagtttaaaactATTTTGTAAGACGTTCCAAGCCGATGGCTCAGAGTACATACAatcccttttaccaaattcagttgggACATTTGGGACAGTGAGCAGGATAAAGTCCTGCGAACGAAGAGAGTTCCCACCATATTACCATGTACTGCAGTTTACATTATACATGTAAATGTCCAAACCCCTTCTCGTGTTTGAAAAGGACCTTATCAACATGTGGTTTTGTGCATTGTACCAATTAATACGATGTCATATATTGCTTTACCTGCCTATATATTCAGGACTTTTCAGGATCGTGGCCGACAAGAGGCCATACGCCAGTATACAGGAGATTGTTGACTCAGTGTGTATCAGCCCTGAGTGCCTGGGCCAGCCAGAGTTCCGCTGCCCTGAGGAActacagctggctgaggggaccaTCCAGGCTGAGGAGAGCTTCAGAATCACTGCTCTTAGGACGAAGCACGGAGACAGCCATGTTAACTGTGAGGTCACGCGGAAAGACTCCAAGCACATCTTCACTGTGAAGCTCTCGCACACTGGGGAGTTCTATGAGTGTGCCGACGACCAGTTCTACACCCTTAGGGAGCTGGTGGAATGGAAAATGCCCAAAGGAAGGAAAAGGACAGTGACTTGGGCCAAGTCTTTGCCATCAAAGGAGAAGTGTGTGTCTAAGTTGCCAGAGGACTACAGTGGAGATCTGGTTCTCACACCTGTCTATGAGCTCCAGACTGTGTCCAAGTGTGAGTGTCAAACAGCCCATTAATTTTCTCACTTTACGTCAATGTTATGTGGAATGAAGAACACGATAAAATAAAATCACACAATGATACTCTGTATTTTTCATGTTATAATTACATTTTTCTTATCTTGATTTATTTAAAGAGAACAAATTGTAATACTGACAACTAATGAACATGACAACTACAGTACACTGGTCTTGGGCCATCAACTTTTGGTTTCATAAGCAGACATGAAAATAGAGGATGTTTTGAAGTGTACTAGTCATCGTTCTGGTCAGGGACTCTTTGtagaacacaaacaaacaaaaaaacttttCAAACTAGCATTTAAACAGATCTACTAATGTCCGACCTTCAGAGAGAAATGTTctgattttaaaaatatataatactttatgtattttttttttttggcaaaacatttttttataagaAATGTCTTAAATTAGAAAATTTAGCCTATAGTAGACCATCCTCACTTGTGCTGGAAaactaaacagaaattaaactAAACATTTTTGTTCACAGTTGGGAAGAATGTTGTTTTCATCCCATCTACCCTTGACATTGAGGTGTTGGACGTAACCGAGGAGAGTGACGGTGCCTGTTTCATGCAGCCTCTGTCACTCCGTGATGTCTTTGCCAAGCCGAGGGAGGTCTTCCCCTTCAGGGCTGAGATCATAGAGCCACCATCACAAGTTCAGGAGGAATTGGGTTTCCTGACGACCTCTAAGCAAGTCATTGTCCACAGTGCCTACCAGACCAAGAGGATCCTAGCGTCTGAGATCCGCAGTGAGGCCCAAAGACGCTTCCTCATTCCAGTGTCTTACAACGGCAGGTTCAAGCGCAGGCCCCGGATGTTCCCCACAGCATATGACCTAGAGGTAGCCAAGAGTGACATGGAGCAGCTCCACGTGGTGGCTACCAGGGCCTTTGAGGCCGACTACGAGGGGCTGTCCTCGGTACTGGTGGGAGACCAGTACCTGGTCCACAAAAGGGAGACCAGCGAGGTGATCTATGGTGGCAGGAGAAAGACGGTGGAGGCCCTGGCCTGTGAGAAGATGGTGGGGAAGAAGTACGAGGCCGTGCTGATCCCCATGTGTCTGGACGGGGGTTTTGTGGAGGTGGTCCACGACAAGAAGCAGTACATGCTCTCAGAGGTCTGCCACAGGTTCTCCCTGCCCTTCAACGTCAAGGTGTCTATGAGGGACCTCTCAGTGATGGAGGACCTCCTGGCTGGGGCCACAGGGCTGCAGCTGGAGGAGGAGATCACTGACCCCTACCTTCTTGTCTCCACCCCGGACCTGGCCCAGTGCTGGGAGGTGCCTGTCAACCGCATCAACATGACCCTGCAGCTCCTGCAGCAGTGGAGCGGCCCAGAGCCGACCCAGGGCAAGGCTGTCTGCTCGGCTGtggaggagataggagaggacTGCTATTTTACCCTGAGGAGGTACGTCAATGCCAGTGTGCTGCCTCCCCCTCGACCACCCAAGAGACATCAACAGCCCTTAGAAGACACATTGAAACTGCAGCCTCCCAGGCCAAAGAAGCCAGACCCCCCCTCTCCAAAGGTGAGTCAGTCATCCATTATAGTTCATGcattaataaataataaaatatctATAACACAACAGCATTAGCTATCAGATTTAAAAAGTTATATTCAATTGATTACTGTATTAATGATTtgtgttattatattgaagagcCCACATACAGCCAAACCAGCCATGCCTAGCCCTAGTTCGTCTGATTGTGCAGAACAGAACACCTCTATACCAAGAAATGAAACGTCCATCACAAGTCTGGTTGTAGTGTCTAAACCAGGCCCACAAAAAGGTTTGTCTATGTTTCTATATTCCATCAAAATAGTTTTGTTAATTTTATGTCATTCAACATGCTGGAGGGATAGTGGTATGAAATATTGCAGCAGACTATTTTGCAACTGAACTTTATTTCTCAACTGTCAATATCCTTCTGAGACCTCCCCACCCCCAAAAAAGTTAGGGATTTTATGAAAAAAGAACATGTTAccaagattttttgttgttgttatttatcTATTATTGTAAGTGCAAAATTGTCCTCTGGAGTAATCATtaggacatatatatatatatatatatatatatatatatatatatatatatatatatatatatatatatatatatatatatatatatatatatatatatatatatatatatatatatatatatacacacacacatatatatatatatatatatatatatatatatatatatatatatatatatatatatatatatatatatatatacacacacatatatgtatatatatatatatatatatatatatatatatatatatatacatatatatgtgtgtgtgtgtgtgtgtgtgtgtgtgtgtgtgtgtgtgtgtgtgtgtgtgtgtgtatatatatatatatatatatatatatatatacatatatatatacatatatatatatatatatgtatatatatatgtgtgtgtgtgtgtgtgtatgtatatatatatacatacacacacatatgagTGTCTggattcatatatatatatatatgtatgtgtgtatgtgtatgtatatatatatatacatatgtgtgtgtgtgtgtgtgtatatacagtcgtATGAAAAAGTTTGGGCACCCCTGACAATTTCTGCGATTTCCATTTATAAGTAATTGGGTGTTTGGATCAGCAATTTCATTTTTATCTATCAAATAACTGATGGACACAGTAATATTTCAGTAGTGAAATGAGGTTAATTGGATTAACAGAAAATGTGCAATATGCATCAAAACAAAATTAAGACAGGTGCATAAATTTGGGCACCCCAATAGAAAAATCTCATCAATATTTAGTAGAGCCTCCTTTTGCTAAAATAACAGCATCTAGACGCTTCCCATAGCCTCTAATGAGTGTCTGGATTCTGGATGAAGGTATTTTGGACCAAACATATCCAGTTCAGTTAGGTTTGATGGTTGCCGAGCATGGACAGCCCGCTTCAAATcatcccacagattctcaatgatattcaggtctggggactgggatggccattccaGAACATTGTATTTGTTCCTCTGCATAAATGCCCGGGTAGATTTTGAGCAGTGTTTTGGGTCGTCTTGTTGAAATATCCAGCCCCGGCGTAACTTCAACTTTATGACTGATTCTTCAACATTATTCCCAAGAATGTGCTGATATTGAGTGGAATCCATGCGACCCTCAACTTTAACAAGATTCCCAGTACCGGCACtggccacacagccccacagcatgatggaaccCCCACCAAATTTTACTGTGGGTAGCAAGTGTTTTTCTTGGAACGCTGTGTTATTTTGCCGCCATGCATAATGTCCCTTGTTATGACCAAATAACTCAATCAttgtttcatcagtccacagcACCTTATTCCAAAGTGAAGCTGGCTTGTCCAACTGTGTGTTTGATTACCTCAAGCGACTCTGTTTGTGGCGTGTGTGCAGAAAAGGCTTCTtctgcatcactctcccataCAGCTTCTCCTTGTGCAAAGTGCGCTGAATTGTTGAACGATGCACAGTGACACCATCTGCAGCAAGATGATGTTGTAGGTCTTTGGAGGTGGTCTGTGGGCTGTTTTTGACCGTTCTCACCATCCTTCGCCTTTGCCTCTCCAATATTTTACTTGGCCTTCCACTTCTGGCCTTAACAAGAACTGTGCCTGTGGTCTTCCATTTCCTCACTATGTTCCTCACAGTGGACACTGACAGCTTAAATCTCTGCGATAGCTTTTTGTAGCCTTCCTCTAAACCATAATGTTGAACAATCTTTGTTTTCAGGtcatttgagatttttttttaggCCCGCATGTTGCCACTCTTCAGAGGAGAGTCAAAGAGAACAACAAATTGCAATTGGCCACCTTACATACCTCTTCTCATGATTGGATGCACTTGTCTATGACATTCAAGGATTAATGAGCTCACCAAACCAATTGTGTGTTCCAATTAATCAGTGCTAAGTAGTTACAAGTCTTCAAATCAACAGAATGACAAGGGTGCCCACATTTTTGCATAGCATATTTTTCCACATCTGATTTATTTTCATACAACTTAATATTGCTACACTAAAAATCTTTGtctggacaataccccagtactcAGCTTTTATTAGAAAATGAATGGCATGCCACTGTGATCATTTTCTGTGACGACAGAGTAAATTATTATGCAGTCTCAGAGGGGTGCCCAAACCTTTTCATAcgactgtatttatatatatatatatattatatgataataattattattattattatgatttaaaaatatatgtatataaaacattacagtcaatgggtacagtagatGAAAAACATAGTTACGGTTTCCGGGTGTCCACTACAAAGGACATATCTTGATAAGCTCTTATTTAGCTCTTATTACGTGTGAAAAAAAGTATTACATAGTCCTGACAACTCACTTAACTATTCCTGATGTATTCACTTCATAGAAACTATTTCAGTATCAAATTTCCATCAAATGTGCACATTTTTACTGCAGCCATTTTTATAAGAACTAGGAAGATAAAGTTGTCAAGGACCCACCCTCACACATGTGATATCATTGAAAAGCCCAGAATGTCCTGTCAAAGGGACATTACTTATAAGGCCTCCGAAATACAGACCAAGAACTGATCCACTAGAGAGGAAAAAACATGAATTGCTGGGCCTCAGGAGGATAAAAAATTGCAATATATTTATCTCTCTGTCAAAATCTTGCCTTTGATTATTTTGCCTTGCTGTGTTTATGTTCTCTCCCCAGCCATTGTTGAAGAAAACAGTCCTCACAACAATACAATTGAACAGGATGATGAATACACTCATGATTATGAATACATTGATGAGGATGAACTTGACAGCATCAGGAGAAAATTTAATGACCAAAGTATTCACATAACAGGCAAGAAGAAATCAGAAAAAATTTGCCATGCAGACTGCAAAACAGGTTTAGTATAGAAGTGAATGATTGGTTTTGATGACTATCTAATACATATCTAACCCAAGCTCAAAGTCTACCCCCATATTGTTTGTGTAAAGATCAATACAAATGTTGGCATGTGAGATAtgctgtacagtgccttcagaaagtattctcacttttcccacattttgttgtgttactgagTGGTATTAAAATGCATTTAATTATCactttttttgtcaacgatctacacaaaatactctgtaatgtaaAAATGGAAGAAAAATTATAACATTTGTAAAAGATTCatgaaaataaaacactaatatatcttgattagataagtattcaaccccctgagtcaatacatgttagaatcacctttctgggtaagtctaagagctttccacacatggattgtgcaacatattcccattattattttcaaaatacttcaacctctgtcaaattggttgttaataattgctagacaatcatttgcaggtcttgccatagattttaaagCAGATTTAAATTGAAACTGTAACTTGGCATGAATGGAACATCCACTGTCCTCTTGGTATGCAATTCCAGTGTATATTTGCCCTTGTTTAAgtttattgtcctgctaaaaggtgaattAATCTGCAGTGTCTGAtgaaagcagactaaaccaggaTTTCCTCTACAATTTTGTCTGcacttagctccattccatttatttttatctgtAAAAACTCCAGTCTTTaaagattacaagcatacccataacatgatgcagccaccactatgcttgaaaatgcagagagtggtactcagtaatgtgttgtattggatttgaccgaaacataacactttgtattcaggacaaaaagtgaattgctttgcaacATTTTCTGCTGTATTACTTTagggccttgttgcaaacaggatacatgttttagaatattttttattctgtccaagcttccttcttttcaatctgtcagttaggttagtacTGTAGAGTACCTAtagtgttgttgatccatcctcagttttctcctaacacagccatgttcaaagggatatacAATGTAATTTTTAAATGATGTTTTTTTGTGTAAGGTGCCCTttgcgagacattggaaaacctccccaacctttgtggttgaatctgagtttgaaatccactgctcgaccgaggaaccttacagataattgtatgtgtggggtacagagatgagctagtcattcataaatcatgttaaacactattattgcacacatagTGAGTCCATTAACTTATTatctgacttgttaagcacatttttactcctgaacgtatataggattgccataacaaaggggatgaatacttttgtaaaaatgtctaaaagcatgattccactttgacattttggggtattgtgtgtaggccagtgaaaaAAATGTATACATGAATTAATTTTAAATTccgtctgtaacacaacaaatgtggaaaaagtaaagtggtgtgaatactttctgaaggcaatgtaatGTTCATATTTCCATCAACATGTATTTATATGTACTCTTATGCTCTTTATACTGAGCCACTCTTCCATtttaatgtgttattatattcatgataaaataaataaattggttGTACGTTAATCAACAAGGACATTTGCCTGCTGTGGAAAATGAATAATTACAAAAACTCAGGATGTGCAAATACTACTGTGTGAAATGTATTCAGAAACATTTAACAATTAATCATTATGAATGGCATCTGATGTTAACTTTGGGGCAGGTTGAAACTGAGCGAGTTGGAGTGTCGGACTGATTTGCTGAATCCTCAGCAGCTGCTTGTCATCTCTTTGAGAATGGAGAAGAAGGTGGAAGCAGCAAACTTAGGGTCATGGACCAGATCCTGTAGGAGCTCCCGGCCCTTCTCCCGAGCCTTGTCAGAGCACATGGCCGAGCGCCAAATCCTCACCAGAGAACCCACTGTCATAAGGAGAACAACAAGAAAATGTGTAAGGATGTGGTTTAACCTGATGCAAGTAACGTGTTACTGTAGATCTCTCAATTGATATGCACTTCATACATTTCACCACTAGAGGGAGACTACAGACTACGTCAAGGTTCTCAAATCCTGTTCCTGGAAAACTATCCTCCTGTAGGTTGGTTTTCGCTCTAACCCCATTTGTAACTAAGCTGTTTCAGCTGATCAACCAGGTAATTATTAGAATGAAGTGCACTAgatagggttggagtgaaaacctacaggatggtagctctccgggaacagggttggagagccctggactacaTTGTCACAGACTGGCATCTGTCGACCATCTCAATTTGACTCTGAAATGTATATTTCAATCTACTTATCATACAAGCAAAAAATATCATTATATTTTCAGAATATTTGTCTTGGGAGACTAAAAGTACTCACTCAGAATCCTGTTCATTCTGGTCATCCAGCCAAAGATATAGAGGGTGTGGTTCTCCTCCTTGCTGAGGTCAGCTATGTTAGGGGCGCTATCCCCCTCCTGAAGCACCCTGCTGGGCAGAGGGCTCATGAACAGCACAGAGTTATTCAGGTTGGACTGGAAGTGTGTTGCTGCTACGTAGTCTGCAGAGTTCATCCAGTTTTTGGCGAATGAAACCTCTGGGCTGGAATAGTAGCTCATCCTATAAAGTTCAAAGGTTTGATTTGGACGTACAGTAAGGACTCAATTGTGACTCAAAGTGATTGCATCCAATAatgttgttattttgttagaTTGAGGCAAAAGCTGATTGGGGGACAGAGCATACAGTTTGAACTGAGAGTCATATGTTTAAATGAAACAAAAAATTTCCAACAATGAAGGAAGACAAACAGCGCATTGACAACTGGTGATGACCTGCAGAATG
This region includes:
- the LOC135506027 gene encoding protein THEMIS-like; the encoded protein is MERMAMTLEKFTRSLDAKSLPRVLQIQSGYYFQGSVYELFGREWSFSYGELLKIIGISVTRLIVELQSEGSKSMTVDLSLDYPGLFRIVADKRPYASIQEIVDSVCISPECLGQPEFRCPEELQLAEGTIQAEESFRITALRTKHGDSHVNCEVTRKDSKHIFTVKLSHTGEFYECADDQFYTLRELVEWKMPKGRKRTVTWAKSLPSKEKCVSKLPEDYSGDLVLTPVYELQTVSKFGKNVVFIPSTLDIEVLDVTEESDGACFMQPLSLRDVFAKPREVFPFRAEIIEPPSQVQEELGFLTTSKQVIVHSAYQTKRILASEIRSEAQRRFLIPVSYNGRFKRRPRMFPTAYDLEVAKSDMEQLHVVATRAFEADYEGLSSVLVGDQYLVHKRETSEVIYGGRRKTVEALACEKMVGKKYEAVLIPMCLDGGFVEVVHDKKQYMLSEVCHRFSLPFNVKVSMRDLSVMEDLLAGATGLQLEEEITDPYLLVSTPDLAQCWEVPVNRINMTLQLLQQWSGPEPTQGKAVCSAVEEIGEDCYFTLRRYVNASVLPPPRPPKRHQQPLEDTLKLQPPRPKKPDPPSPKSPHTAKPAMPSPSSSDCAEQNTSIPRNETSITSLVVVSKPGPQKAIVEENSPHNNTIEQDDEYTHDYEYIDEDELDSIRRKFNDQSIHITGKKKSEKICHADCKTGLV